The genome window TATCACCATCATTATCAAAATCGGCTATAGCAGATGACCAAGTTTGAATAGGCGTGATGTTTATACCTGCAATTGCTGAGATATTAGTATATACACCATTTCCATCATTACGATATAATTCACATGGAGGTCCTGAACATTTTGAAACAAAAACATCGGTATCGCCATCGTTATCAAAATCTGTGAATAGTGTGGCATAATTTCCTGTTGAGGTAGCTATATTCATTGCTCCTGGAGTTACGGTTGATTGATAGAATGTTAATCCACCACTTCCATTATTTAGATAATAACAACTAGGAGCAATGTCGTGACAAACGAAAATATCTAAATTTCCATCATTATTTAAATCAGAAAAGTTAGTTCTTTGTGAGAAAATATATTGTCCGGGAGTATTTACTGTATAAGCGGTTCCAGTACTATTTGAAGTTAGAATGGTTGCTCCACTTCCGTTACCTAAGACAATATCGTTAAATCCGTCTTTGTTGTAATCTCCTGCTGCCATACTCCAGTTCGGTAATAAAACTGTCCCAGATAATGGATAATCTGTAATGGTATAGGTGCCGGGTGTATTGGTTTGGTAATGAACTCTCATGTTTGATGCACTAATTCCTACAATATCATCTTTATAATCTCCATTCATATCCACTACACAAATGTTGTATTGGCTGTTAATTGTAGAAACAGTTTGTGTTGTATAAGTTATAGGAGTAGTTGGAATAATAATTGTACTTTCAGAAAGTTGAAAACTAAACCCTGTGTTGTTGGTTGTATTTAACCATCTGTTGTCCCAAACGATATAATAAGTTGTACCTGCTGTAACATTTAAATTTACAACAGAAGAATATCCAGAACCTGAATCGTCATCACCAGCAACACAGGTTAGCGATGAGCAATTACCAGTGTAAATATGAACTCTTGTGTCTTTTCTTGGTGTATTTGCAGCAATATCAGATGTTATAGTGATGGAGAAATTTTGAGTAGGGGTATAAGAAAACCATTCTCCGGCAGGTATATTTGCTGATGGGATAGCGCCATTAGGAGCACAAAAAGTGGTAGGTGCGGTTCCATTTATAATTCCAACAGCATAAATTCCAGGAGTAGTTATAGGTGAAGCACCACTACAGGTATCTTGCGCTAGCGTTATAACTGAAAAAAATAGCAAAAACAAGGTGTATTGAGTAATTTTTTTCATAATCGTATTGTTTAAATTAGTAGTTCGTATTAGTTACAAGGTGTTAAGGAATTAATCCATTCTTCCACTAGTTGTACCCCTTCATCATGAATTAAAGTTCTTCCATGTAAAGGCATTCTATAAGTTTCATCCATCGTATTTAGTCTATAATATAACATTGAACGATAGATATTACCAGGAGTTACAATCTTTGAAAGTGCGGGTTCAAAATTTTGCATATCTTGAGTGTCAACACAAACTCCCATATTTGTACGGTTATTATTGGTTTCAGAAAAGGCAAAACGCATGGGTCTATAATCACAATGTCCGTGTTCTTTATGACAATGAGCACAATTAATATCAAAATAAGAACGAACTCTTTTTTCCAGCGGTTGGGTATTATCGTTATAGTTTACAATAGTATTTGCCTCTGTTGGCAACGAAAAATTATTAGTCAGTTTACCTAATTCTATCCACTTGGTTAGTTGGTTTTTGGTTTCGCTACCATAATTGAAATTTTTATTCAGATTTTGTGGCTTTATACCAATAGGAATGTTTTTTTGTACATAATTTCCGTTTTCATAGTTTTTAGTTTTATGACAAACGATACATTGTACTTCGTTAGGAATTCTGTAATCTACATTTCTAGTAACATTATTGTCATCTTTAAATGCGATATTTTTTGTACTTCCATTCATGTCAAGAACTGCTTCAGTTTGACTATCGTTCCATACATAATCAGCAAAAATCCAACCGTCAGATTTTCGAATCATAACTCGAGTTTCGATTATTTTTGTTGTATTGGATGGTTGTACATTATCATAATAAAAAGTTTTTATTATAGCCGAACCCACAGGTAAATCTAAAATTTCATCATCACCATTAAAGGTAGCTTTTGTTCCGTTTGGCATCCATACAAATCTTTTTTTATGGGCATAATCGGTAAAAAGAGAAGAAATAGGCTCATAAGGAATAACATTTAATGAAGGAATTTGATTTTTCATTTCTCCTTCAAAAAAATGATATTGCGATAGGTTAGTATAAGGAACTTGGGTTAAATCAACAGTAACCGGTGAAACGGGAGTGTATTCTTCATCATTTTCGTCTGTACACGCATAAATAAGAAGAGAGATGCTGATAATAATAAGGTAAATAGAGTATTTTTTTATCATTTAGTTATATTTTGTTTGTTTTGTTTAAAACAAATATAACTTTTTTTTCAAAACACTGTTGATTTTTTAATTAAATTATAATAGTTTTTCTGAAAGTACCACATTAAAATTTTCCAAATTTTTCAATGCTTCTTTTGATTTATAATCAAAATTATGTTCTAATTCTTTATGTTTCTTTTTATTATTGATGCGGTTAATTCCATCGTAAAAGCGCCTAACTTCATTCATGTTTGATAAAATTAAACGAGGTACTTTTACATTATTTCCTTGATCGTCTTTTGCAACCATTGTAAAATAGCTGGAATTACAATGTTTAACGATTCCAGTTCGAATGTCTTCTGAAGTAACTCGAATCCCTACAATCATCGAAGTATTACCCACATAATTTACTGAGGCTTTTAAAGTAACCAATTCGCCTACATCAACCGGATTCAAAAAATCAACCGTATCCACCGAAGCCGTAACACAATAGCATCCCGAATATTTCGAAGCACAAGCAAACGCAATTTGGTCCATTAGTTTTAATAAATACCCACCGTGAATTTTTCCACTAAAGTTAGAGTGGGATGGAAGCATTAATTCTGAAAGAGTAATTTTTGAAGCTTCAACAGTGTTGGCTGTTTCCATAATTTAATTATTTTTCGAGTGAAACTTTGGTTACAAAATAGCGCGTATCGCCCCACCAAAAGAATGTTTTATAACGTTCTTCGTATTCTAATGTTACCTTTTTTCCTTGCCATTTTTTTAGATTTTCAATCACTACTACTTCATCTTCCATCACTGAAAAAGCAAAAATTTGAGCTCCAGAAATTCCTTGACTCAGTTCGCCTTCCCACGTTTTTATTATTAATCCTTTATGACTAATTTTAATTAATTCGCCCGAACGTACACCTTCGCTATAAGGTACATAATAAATAAAACTAAAATATCCCACAGTAATTAAAGTAAGGGATAAAGCTATGTAAAGAATTATTTTTCGTACCATAATTTTCTTTTTTATTCGTTATCGTTTTCAGAAAGTAATGAAATTTCATCGGTTTCATTTGCTCTTTTTAAAACAGCTTCCGGAAGTGCTTTTTTGGCTTTAGCACCCATTTTTTTCAATTTCTCAACACTTGTAATAAGGTTTCCTTTTCCGTCAACCAGCTTGTTCATAGCGTTGCCGTATTCGATTTTAGCTTCGTCCATTTTTTTACCAATTTTTATCAAATCGGAAACAAAACCTTCAAACTTATCATACAAAGCACCAGCTTGACGCGCAATTTCAATTGCATTTTCTTGTTGTTTTTGATTCGTCCACATGCTGTCAATCGTACGTAAAGTTGCCAAAAGAGTAGAAGGTGTTACAATCACAATATTTTTCTCGAAAGCTTTGTTATATAAACTTGTATCTTCATTCAAAGCTACTGCAAAAGCCGATTCAATTGGAATGAACAACAACACAAAATCTGGACTTTCCATGTGATACAAATCGTGGTAATTTTTGCTACCCAATTGTTCCACATGACGATTAATCGAAATAATATGTTCTT of Flavobacterium channae contains these proteins:
- a CDS encoding 6-phosphogluconate dehydrogenase, with amino-acid sequence MVRKIILYIALSLTLITVGYFSFIYYVPYSEGVRSGELIKISHKGLIIKTWEGELSQGISGAQIFAFSVMEDEVVVIENLKKWQGKKVTLEYEERYKTFFWWGDTRYFVTKVSLEK
- a CDS encoding FG-GAP-like repeat-containing protein, producing the protein MKKITQYTLFLLFFSVITLAQDTCSGASPITTPGIYAVGIINGTAPTTFCAPNGAIPSANIPAGEWFSYTPTQNFSITITSDIAANTPRKDTRVHIYTGNCSSLTCVAGDDDSGSGYSSVVNLNVTAGTTYYIVWDNRWLNTTNNTGFSFQLSESTIIIPTTPITYTTQTVSTINSQYNICVVDMNGDYKDDIVGISASNMRVHYQTNTPGTYTITDYPLSGTVLLPNWSMAAGDYNKDGFNDIVLGNGSGATILTSNSTGTAYTVNTPGQYIFSQRTNFSDLNNDGNLDIFVCHDIAPSCYYLNNGSGGLTFYQSTVTPGAMNIATSTGNYATLFTDFDNDGDTDVFVSKCSGPPCELYRNDGNGVYTNISAIAGINITPIQTWSSAIADFDNDGDMDIIITASSGTHKFFRNNLDTSNNTEEAYSNITVGSGWDTNTSTNTDNIAYDFDNDGKVDVLGGGNKIMFNQGNNVFAPVTYTGLTVSGVGDLNNDGFLDFQSGTTIRYAVPNGNNWIKFNLQGIQSNRNGIGARVEIYGSFGKQIRDIRSGEGFRHMSTLNAHFGLGTATSINQVVVIWPSGVVDVINNPNINQALTVIEGSSPLSVADNSSNTIMLYPNPASDMITLSNTEMFEIKNITIISTLGKTVKEVQLSNSSFSISELAQGVYILSVETTDGKKYLKNFIKK
- a CDS encoding acyl-CoA thioesterase encodes the protein METANTVEASKITLSELMLPSHSNFSGKIHGGYLLKLMDQIAFACASKYSGCYCVTASVDTVDFLNPVDVGELVTLKASVNYVGNTSMIVGIRVTSEDIRTGIVKHCNSSYFTMVAKDDQGNNVKVPRLILSNMNEVRRFYDGINRINNKKKHKELEHNFDYKSKEALKNLENFNVVLSEKLL